A segment of the Pantoea trifolii genome:
ATAGTGGCAATGAGGTTATCGGCCTGCGGTGCGCCGGTGGCGGTGTTGTGGAACAGCGAAGGATAGAAGTGATTGCCCGCACCATCCGCCTGATGGCAGTTAGCGCAAGAACTGGCGTAAACCTGCCAGCCCGCATCGGGATTTTTAACCGCTCGCAGCGCCGCTTCATCTGTTGCGGGTTTGCCAAGCACGTCGCGTGGCGAATGGGTGGCCTGAGTCACTGCGGGGATCTGCCGCAGATAAGCCACTATCGCATTGATATCGTCATCAGACAGATGCTGTAAGCTGTGCTCAACAGCTTCCGCCATCGGGCCTGCTGCCTGGGCTTTGCCTGCAACATGGCCCGTTTTGAGATATTGCGCGATTTGCGCATCGCTCCAGTTGCCAATGCCGGCTTGTTGATCGGGCGTGATATTCGGCGCGTACCAACTGCCCAGGCTGCCGCCGCTGAGAGCCTGACCGTTGTTTTGCCCCATCAGCGCGTTACGTGGCGTATGGCAGGTATCGCAGTGCGCCAATGCATTGACCAGATAATCACCGCGATTAACCACATCCGATTTATCTTTTGCCGGAATAAATGGCTTATTATCGGCAAACAGCATATTCCAGAAGAACATACTTGAACGAATATTAAACGGGAAAGGCAAATCCGTGGTGGGAGGTACATTATCGTCTGCTTTTACACCGTGCATAAAATAAACATACAGCGCGTGCATATCGGCATCAGAAATTTTTGCGTATGAGGTGTAAGGCATCGCCGGATAAAGATGCTGCCCCTGTTTATTAATGCCACTTCGCACGGCTTTAACAAAATCTTGTTCGCTATAATCGCCAATGCCGGCGGTTTTTGATGGCGTGATATTACTGGCAACAATATTCCCCAACGGCGAGGAGATAATATAGCCACCCGACATTTCCTTGCCCTGATTCGGTGCGGTGTGGCAAGCTCCACAGTCCGCAGCAATAGCCAGATACTTGCCTTTCGCAATAAGAGCCGCAGACTCAGCCGCATCTTCAGCGTGAGCTGAAAATGTGGCAGACATCAGAATGCTCAACGCGAAAGGCAGACAACACTGTCTCACCTTTCTTGCTTTCATTGTAATTGCTTCCGGTAAATAATTATTAGTATTGTAAAAACAATAATGCACTTCTGTGGCAACCCACAGAAGTGCACATTATCAGACAACGTCAATTCACAAAATACAAACAGTGCTATAACAAT
Coding sequences within it:
- a CDS encoding c-type cytochrome; this translates as MKARKVRQCCLPFALSILMSATFSAHAEDAAESAALIAKGKYLAIAADCGACHTAPNQGKEMSGGYIISSPLGNIVASNITPSKTAGIGDYSEQDFVKAVRSGINKQGQHLYPAMPYTSYAKISDADMHALYVYFMHGVKADDNVPPTTDLPFPFNIRSSMFFWNMLFADNKPFIPAKDKSDVVNRGDYLVNALAHCDTCHTPRNALMGQNNGQALSGGSLGSWYAPNITPDQQAGIGNWSDAQIAQYLKTGHVAGKAQAAGPMAEAVEHSLQHLSDDDINAIVAYLRQIPAVTQATHSPRDVLGKPATDEAALRAVKNPDAGWQVYASSCANCHQADGAGNHFYPSLFHNTATGAPQADNLIATIVYGVHRQVDGKDVVMPAFGPDGLFTDRLSDQQISDVSNYVLKNFGNAQLNVTPEQVKTVREGGKRPLIARLAQPAVWGGGAVVIIILLVLLVSISRKGKKHGA